DNA from Brachyspira aalborgi:
CAAACGATTCTTTAAATGAAATTACATCCGAAAGTAATAACGATTCTATATTTAACGATATTACTAATCCTCAAGAAAATATTATTAAAGAAGATTTTAAAAATATTTCAAAAGAGAATATTAATATTGATAAAAATAATAAAGCGAATTATCATAGTCCAAGGGGAGATATAGGCGATATTATATTGAATACTCCAGCATATCAAAGTTCTTCCGATATTTCCGATTCGAGCGTATATTATGACAGCGGAAGAAAGGTTAATGAAAGAATTATAGAAAAAGAGGTTATGGAAGACCCTGAAAGAACCGCTAGCGCCATAAGAACAATGATAGCAAAAGATAAAGATAAAAAAGAAAGTTAAAAAGTTAAATTAAAAAAACTAATAAGAGTGGTTGATTATGAAACAAAATAGAAAAGACAAATTGCCAATTATTACCGAAGAAAATGAGCATGAATATTGGATAGAATTTAGAAAAAATCTATCTCCTAGAATAAGAGAAGCTATCGTTAAAAAATATGCTCCTTTAGTAAAATACGCCGCTAATAAAATAAATATAAGCACGAAAAATATAAGAGATATTGAATTTGAAGATTTGGTTGGGTTTGGCTCTTTTGGACTTTTGGACGCTATAGATAGATACGACCCTAATAAAGATGTAAAGTTTAAAACTTACGCTCTTACTAGAATAATGGGTTCTATATACGATGAATTAAGAAAATTAGACAGTTTGCCGCGCTCTATTCGTAAAGATATAAAAGAGGTAGAAAAGGCTAGAGAGTTATTGGAAATTCATTTAAGAAGAGACGCTAAACCCGAAGAAATAATAAATATGCTTGGAATTACTATGGATAAATATAATGAACTTATGGGATATGGCATACAATCGTCTATAACTTCTTTAAGCGGGATTTTTTATACGGGAGACGATGCGGATGAAATTTCCATTATGGACACTTTAAAATCTAGCGATAAAACTAATCCCGAATATTTAGCGGAAAGAGAAGCGGTTAAAAAGCAAATAGTCGAAGCTTTGAAAAAACTTCCCGAAAAAGAACAGCAGGTATTGATATTGTATTATTATGAAGACCTTACTTTAAAAGAGATAGGAGTCGCTATGGAGGTATCGGAAAGCAGAGTATCGCAACTTCATGGAAAAGCTATACAAGATTTGAGACATAGTCTCTCTGAAATAAAAAAATCTTTAATATAATAATTTATAAATAGGATATGTTATGAACGAATTAAAAAGAAAAATATTGCAAAGTAATTTTTACAAGAACATTTACAACGCTCATGATTCGCATTCGGTTGAATTATATGTAAGTTCATTGGAACAAGGAATGCAAGAAGCTGCGGCTATATTTCAATGTCCCGTTTACGAATTAACTTATAAAGTTATAAGAGAGAAGAGCAGAAGTTTTTTAGGAATTGGCGGCGGAAAATATTTTGTTAGATATACGCATATAGAATATGAGAAATCTAAAATTTATATGGGAGCTGATAAAGATTATACTTCTATTGAACAAGAATCCGAAGAAGGTAATCTTTTGGTTAATAAAGACACTAAAATAATAATAAGAGTTAAAAGAAACGGCGTATTTTTGAAAGTGTCGCCTCCGGTCGCTGGCGGAAAGAGAATAGACGATATTACGGCTTTAGAATCTAAATTAATAGAAGCTGGAATAAAAGAATATGACGCTAATTTGGCTAAAGATATTCTTGATAAACAAAAAGGAGAATATGAGAAAATAGCCGAGTGGGATTCTTCTAAATCGGCTTTTAATGCGAAGTTAAATTATTCGGTTAGCGAAGATAAAATGCAGGCTTTTGTTACTATTGGCAAACCTTCAAATGGTGGAAGAGAGATGGATTTTGAAGATGTTAAAGAATTGCTTGAAAATAGCGGTATCGTATTTGGAATTCATGAAGATAATATTAAAAAATCTTTGGAAGATGGAACTTTTGATATTCCTATACTTGCAGCCGAAGGAAAGCATCCTATAAACGGAAATAACGCGAGAATAGAATTTTTGGTTAATGTTAATAAAAAAATTATACCCGATTTTATAGGCGAAGAAGAGAGCATAGATTATAAAGATTTAAGCATAGTTGAAAATGTTGAAGAAGGACAGCAATTAGCAGAAAAAATTGAAGCTACAAAAGGCGAGGAAGGAATAACTGTATTTGGCGATAAAATAGAAACTAAAATTGGAAAGGATATAGAAACTAAAGAAGTATTGGGTAAAAATGTAAAAATGTCGGACGATAATAAATTTATATTAGCCGCTATTAACGGGCAGGTTGTATTAAACGGAAAATTATTAAGTGTTGAGCCTATATTTGAAGTTGCAAAAGATGTCGGACCTGAAACGGGAAATATAAATTTTATTGGAAGCGTGCTTGTTAAAGGAAGCGTTAATGATAATTATTCTATTAAAGCCGAAGGAAATATAGATATTCAAGGGACGGTTGGCAAATGCAATCTCGAAGCTAAAGGCGATATAATGGTTAAGTTAGGCATTCAAGGAAATGAGAATAGTTTTGTAAAAGCTGGCGGAGATGTTATAGCGAAATTTATACAATTTTCTAATGTTGAAGCTGGAAATAATGTAGTCGTAACAGAAGCGATATTAAATTCAAATATAGACGCTGACAATAGAATAATTTTGATAGGAAAGAGAGCGTCAGCAAGCGGAGGAAGATTAAGAGCTTTAAACGAAGTAAACGGAAAAGTTTTAGGTTCTCAAGCTGGAAGCAAAACATTAATAGAGACAGGAGTAAGTCCTGCAAAAAGACGAGCTATTGAAGATATGGAAAAAGAAAAAGAAGAGCTTGATATGGCAATAGAAGAACTTGAAAGAGGAATAAAATCTTTAGAGAAAGCTGCAAAAATTAAAAAATTAGACGATGAAAAGAAAGAACAATTGCAGAGTTTGAAAGAACAACTTGAACAATCGAATAGCAGAAGAGAGGAGGTAGTTTTAAATAGAGAAAGCGTGATTCAGCAATTAGAGATAGAAAAAGTAGATTCTACAATAAGCGCGGGAAAAGAAATGCTATCTGGAGTCGAGCTTGTTATAGGAAGCGCGGAATTTTCAATAAGACAGAATTACAAGGCTATTACTTTTTACGAAGAAAACGGAATGGTAATGAGCGAAAAATATAGAGGCGAACCTAAAAATGATAAAAAATAAAAAATTCTTAAATATTGACGAATTTTATAAAGTGGCTATAGATTGCGCTATAGATGTTGACCCGAGAGGAAGAAAAATCGTAGAAAAAGAACTTAAAGATATTAGAAAAGATTATGATTCTATTACCGATAAAAAAAAGAAAAATATGTTTGATACGGATAATTTATTTAATCCATACGCCGACACGAGAATATTAAATATAGCGGAAGATAAAGAAATAAAAAAGATATTCTGCGGTATAGATATGCAAACTGCCGAATTGATTTTAGCCGATAGACTCAACGAAAAAAACTCTAATATAGATTTAGTTATTACTCATCATCCAAACGGATACGCTTATGCAAAATTTTACGAAGTTATAGGAATGCAAACCGATAAAAACGCGTTAAACG
Protein-coding regions in this window:
- the whiG gene encoding RNA polymerase sigma factor WhiG, whose amino-acid sequence is MKQNRKDKLPIITEENEHEYWIEFRKNLSPRIREAIVKKYAPLVKYAANKINISTKNIRDIEFEDLVGFGSFGLLDAIDRYDPNKDVKFKTYALTRIMGSIYDELRKLDSLPRSIRKDIKEVEKARELLEIHLRRDAKPEEIINMLGITMDKYNELMGYGIQSSITSLSGIFYTGDDADEISIMDTLKSSDKTNPEYLAEREAVKKQIVEALKKLPEKEQQVLILYYYEDLTLKEIGVAMEVSESRVSQLHGKAIQDLRHSLSEIKKSLI
- a CDS encoding FapA family protein, with the translated sequence MNELKRKILQSNFYKNIYNAHDSHSVELYVSSLEQGMQEAAAIFQCPVYELTYKVIREKSRSFLGIGGGKYFVRYTHIEYEKSKIYMGADKDYTSIEQESEEGNLLVNKDTKIIIRVKRNGVFLKVSPPVAGGKRIDDITALESKLIEAGIKEYDANLAKDILDKQKGEYEKIAEWDSSKSAFNAKLNYSVSEDKMQAFVTIGKPSNGGREMDFEDVKELLENSGIVFGIHEDNIKKSLEDGTFDIPILAAEGKHPINGNNARIEFLVNVNKKIIPDFIGEEESIDYKDLSIVENVEEGQQLAEKIEATKGEEGITVFGDKIETKIGKDIETKEVLGKNVKMSDDNKFILAAINGQVVLNGKLLSVEPIFEVAKDVGPETGNINFIGSVLVKGSVNDNYSIKAEGNIDIQGTVGKCNLEAKGDIMVKLGIQGNENSFVKAGGDVIAKFIQFSNVEAGNNVVVTEAILNSNIDADNRIILIGKRASASGGRLRALNEVNGKVLGSQAGSKTLIETGVSPAKRRAIEDMEKEKEELDMAIEELERGIKSLEKAAKIKKLDDEKKEQLQSLKEQLEQSNSRREEVVLNRESVIQQLEIEKVDSTISAGKEMLSGVELVIGSAEFSIRQNYKAITFYEENGMVMSEKYRGEPKNDKK